The Tubulanus polymorphus chromosome 3, tnTubPoly1.2, whole genome shotgun sequence nucleotide sequence TCATCGTCATCAgccattatttatttcatgcaATGTTTTCTTTGCAGCGTGCGGATGCTAGACTGGCTTACAACTAGGTTTGACTAAAAAATTACCACTATATTAAACTTAATAAGGCCACTTAATAAAGTGAAAGTACAccaataaaattcaatttaattcaatacCGTATCTGATTGTGGTGGCAGCACTATACGGTCGTATAACTCAGCGGCCAAGTGTGGTGATTTATTCCTACCATGAAATTAACCATATTATTAGAAACGAAACCGCCAAGGCGCGGGAGTagacttgtcacaattgacAGTGAATGAATAGAACCAATGTCAATGCCCGACCCCGGGATCCCtgtacaataaaaaaaaacctgtTACAGGACAATGGGGTTGGTCGTAGGCCTCAAGTCACAAGCCCAGTCAGGGCCCCCTTTTTGGTTTTtgcaaaaataacaaaaacagtAACAAATATAAGTTTGTCCTTTCGTTTCAAACGATCATTCTGAGAATGATCCAGCGGTTCCATTTTGTTAAAGCTTTGATCATTCGAATTTTCCAAACCTCCCTTATTTTTTCAAGGCTTCAAACTTTTTTTGCCAGCCTACTACAATCCAAAGATAACAAAACAGTCAAATGGATAATTTGGCACTATTTATTTCCGTAAGTACTCCCAGCATTCAAAATGCATAATCATTTAGTAACGGTATCATTTGtataatattataaatataaccAGGTGATAAAAATTATCTTTAATCTTTAATCTGTGACAGGTTCTAAACCGGCAGCAGTATTTTCTACATGCTGACTCTTTTTCACAATCCAACATTCATTTCTTCTATTCATCAATTTGAAAGGTGGATCATATCCAACGCTGTAAGTTTGGGGTTTTTCCTCCAAACATTCTTTATCTGCTTCTTCCAGTGAAGCCATCAACTTATCATTTTCTTCAACCCATGCTTGACCGCGAGCGAAACCACCAAACCgcctaaaataaaagaattaagTGTTAGGCAatgtgtacatgtataaaacTTTTAGAATCAGAGGCCAAGAAAATTGTACCTGACAAATATATCCATTGCAGGTATTTCTTGAATGTATACATCCTCTTCAGTTGGTTGTGGAATTTTACcatcttcaaacagtgattcaTTTAGAAAGAAAGATGTAGTGAATATGATCTCAGTTTCAGGATCTGTTGACGGACCGAGTAATTCTATATTTATAATCACTGGTATCGTCATGTACAAagttttttctgtaaaataaatcaGCAAACAATACGAAAGGTTTCGCCCTACTCATTGTGAAATCTTCGGTCTTTTCTAACTCAGGTTCTCGAAGAACTACTCACTTTGATCATTGTTACCCTCAAGGTATCTGAGACACTTCATGAACCCTTCTGCTGCAGGATTCTTCTTAACAGTTGTTCTAATTGTACTGCTCACCCAAACCATTGGTTCATAATGCCGTTCTTCATAGTCAGACTACGAACAGATATTTAGATTGATCATTGCTACACTGAAGTACGTATTTTTCAATCCTCTCCCAACATAGTACAAGCTTAATATAAATAAAGTTGCCACAAATTTAAGTTTTGTGTGATGAGCGAGTATATAGCCCCTTAGTTAGTTACcaaatcgttggtggtaagctttttataatccgTCGGGCTTATACAAACTATTACattgtagttagttacctaatcggatgggcttataataatatgtggtttgtgaaaatatccgatcgtgaaacaaAGCCACTAACAGGTTACTGACTGATAGCCCCTTATAATATTATGATACATACGTGTTCCTTTGTTACTGTGTATTTAGGCTGCACAGGAGCTGCTAGGCCATTTGTCTTGATAATACCCGAAACagctttcagaaaattcatcccaGATCTTCCTTGCACACACCACTTGAAAAATACCAGATTGTCACACAGTAAGGTTAGGAGGGCTTATTCGAACTCACTGTGCCACTAGTTCTGATCTGTTGACTGAAAGGCAAAggtcatttatttattagCGCATGAGATAACCAAATTGGGTCACGTCTGGCGCCAGCAGGCCGATACAATAATTTTCTATTCAAAGCATGCACGCAGCAATAGTCTGGATACCAATAATAGCACCGGCCCCCCGGCGTCAACCTCGTCTGGGATTTAACGTCTAGGCCTATGGGGCACCTACCGTACCGAACGATAAAACAGCAATGCTGGGGTGGGTAATATTAGTCAGTATCCCATCtggtctagtacctagccgttgttcctcaGGGaacccgtaacaacgactggtattcagactctCAGACTATATCCCATCACAAAGGAACGAtcagaataaagatttatggaattgaattgactggtATTCTAACTGTGGCACGCAAGTCATCAAATGTATTAccgctagactggttgcctatCCAATTCCGCGCCATGTgtagaccggtaaccagtcttactcgcatgccacaaaGAAACCCGTCATGCATGTGCTGCCTCGggttggagtaatcatttgaatcaagactcaaatgattactccaagctctGTTATCGTTGGAGGAATGTACATGAACTAGCCTATTTGCCGCGAATTTAATTTTCGTTTGTGAAAATCCTCTCATTAGGCAATGAAATTCCTCTCTCAACACAAGCTTGGTTTTCGGCCTTAGGGCATCGCCAAGAATCGACTGGGGTGAAACAGAGTCCCTGATTGTTGTATTTGATATCCAGGTCATTGATTCACCgcaatcagaacaaaaatatttctttcgtttgaaagattcatatttctaagattCTGATATCATATGATCATCAACTTGCGTTAGTATTGTTCATTGCGTTTTGAATCATCAACCCCCTCAAATGAAGCACTCTTTTGATTTGATGTTTAATCAGTTTTcgcctactgaattacatgaacGTTGATAAATATTTCTCGACTTCCTCCAAATCCAATTATCAAtcataataatgaattaattaagaATTCATAAATGTAAACATTCCCGGATTATGAGATCAATATTTGCCTGCAACACTCCATATGTAACATAAACCTCTCATCCCAAGTGTAGGGGTCTCGTGTAAAATAATCCCTGTGGAAGCTACTCGGACAACATACTCGTTTTAAAATCTGATACGACAAACCAACCACATGTGTACTACTATCGTCTAGGTGATCAATATAGGATCAATATATGATCCCATTTCGTgataacaatattttttttctcatggAAATTATTGTAcaatgaaacaaaattaaagGCTGAAAAAATCATACCCCTGTTTCTGTCAATCAGCtaggtcattttgtaaaccaCATTTAGTTTACAGCTGTCGGGTCTGTTAACTTgaccatgattttaaaaaaagtaatgggCAGGTAGGCGGCCGAACGGGTTTTAAAGCTCaccagaaatgagaaacaaggtagcACTGTTTTAGTCTAATAGGCCCAatataaggctaaacaaaaatgataccttgtttctccgcagcggccgggtcatttttgtaaaatatgataaaatttataaacagttcatttctatagcggccgggtctgttatggtaaaattgatcacgatttcaaaaaaagtaacgtatagggtagataggcggccggccgggtcaacatttaagctcagcagagcggagaaacaaggtatcaattttttttagcctaagaCAACTGATTTACCTAATATAGAATTCTGTTGAATAATAGATACGAAGTTTCGTCATAACTCAATATCAATGTTTGCTTTCATTTCCCGAGCCATGAAAGCCAACCACACTTCACGGTTCTAAAGACACGCTGCTGGACACTCGGACAacttaactctaaccaaaACTCAAAATG carries:
- the LOC141901675 gene encoding heme-binding protein 2-like, whose amino-acid sequence is MNFLKAVSGIIKTNGLAAPVQPKYTVTKEHSDYEERHYEPMVWVSSTIRTTVKKNPAAEGFMKCLRYLEGNNDQKKTLYMTIPVIINIELLGPSTDPETEIIFTTSFFLNESLFEDGKIPQPTEEDVYIQEIPAMDIFVRRFGGFARGQAWVEENDKLMASLEEADKECLEEKPQTYSVGYDPPFKLMNRRNECWIVKKSQHVENTAAGLEPVTD